The Geitlerinema sp. PCC 9228 genome contains a region encoding:
- a CDS encoding pentapeptide repeat-containing protein, translating to MDSNELLRKYKSGERNFKEVSLPGANLIGTHLEQIHLSRAHLENASFARGNLSRAFLVGANLCNAFLYGTDLSFAKLQDCLLRSADLTKANLKGAQLERADLRDAKLSGAILTWVSFYRANLSRVNLCGANLTGINFRAANLSGANLNWANLSEAKLSGAILQGAQLNGVKLSGAFLNGISLEGVDFSGLDLSGVKMSGVRLHGIDFTGADLSEARIRVADVDEGILKKADLHDSQLKDTHFSEANLMKTDFANAQLQHADLRGANLNLANFAEADLRGANLSGAYLWGTNLEGACLHGANLREASLRDACLLDADLTDADLTNATLPENYTLAS from the coding sequence ATGGATAGCAATGAGTTATTAAGAAAGTATAAGAGCGGAGAAAGAAATTTTAAGGAAGTTTCCTTGCCAGGGGCTAATTTGATTGGTACCCATCTAGAACAAATTCATTTATCCCGCGCCCACCTGGAAAACGCTTCTTTTGCCCGCGGTAATTTGTCTCGGGCATTTTTGGTAGGTGCCAACCTTTGCAATGCTTTTTTGTACGGTACGGATTTGAGCTTTGCTAAGTTACAAGATTGTTTGCTGCGTTCTGCTGATTTAACCAAGGCAAATTTAAAAGGGGCACAGCTGGAACGGGCTGACCTACGGGATGCCAAACTCAGCGGCGCGATTTTAACTTGGGTGAGTTTTTATCGAGCCAATCTGTCGCGGGTGAATTTATGCGGTGCCAATTTAACGGGGATTAATTTCCGTGCTGCTAACCTTAGCGGTGCCAACCTCAACTGGGCGAATCTCAGCGAAGCCAAACTCAGTGGTGCCATTTTGCAGGGGGCTCAGTTAAATGGGGTAAAACTCAGCGGTGCCTTTCTCAATGGGATTAGCTTGGAAGGGGTAGACTTTAGTGGATTAGACTTGAGTGGGGTCAAAATGAGCGGCGTTAGACTGCACGGCATTGATTTTACTGGTGCCGATCTCAGCGAGGCAAGAATTCGGGTTGCCGATGTGGATGAAGGAATTCTTAAAAAAGCCGATTTGCACGATAGCCAACTCAAGGATACGCACTTTAGCGAGGCAAATCTCATGAAAACGGATTTTGCCAATGCCCAGCTGCAACATGCGGATTTGCGGGGGGCAAATTTAAATTTGGCGAATTTTGCGGAAGCCGATCTCAGGGGAGCGAATCTCAGCGGTGCGTATCTTTGGGGCACCAATCTCGAAGGTGCGTGTTTGCATGGAGCTAATTTGCGGGAGGCGAGCTTGCGGGATGCTTGTTTGTTAGATGCCGATTTAACCGATGCCGATCTCACGAATGCTACGCTACCGGAAAATTATACCTTGGCTTCGTAA
- the aroB gene encoding 3-dehydroquinate synthase, giving the protein MSTTISVSLPDNSYPIHIVPGMLDRLGSYLAELNPGKKVLLVSNQTIFPHYGDRAIASLQASGFDVATYQLPDGEAYKTLDSISQIYDAALDHRLERSSTMVALGGGVVGDMTGFAAATWLRGIHFVQVPTSLLAMVDASVGGKTGVNHPQGKNLIGAFYQPRLVAIDPDVLQTLPEREFRAGMAEVIKYGIIWDVELFLQLEKAQRLDSFVHLSHDLLEIILSRSVQSKADVVAKDEKEAGLRAILNYGHTIAHAIETLTHYQGVNHGEAVAIGMVAASRIAAKMGMWDPQSDRRQYAIIEKAGLPTQLPAGLNIDEIVATLQKDKKVQAGKVRFILPEKIGQATISDRVMPETVKEVLQDMLPA; this is encoded by the coding sequence ATGTCTACGACCATTTCCGTATCCCTGCCCGATAATAGCTATCCCATTCATATTGTTCCCGGGATGTTAGACCGTTTAGGTTCGTATTTGGCAGAACTCAACCCGGGCAAAAAAGTGTTGTTGGTTTCCAACCAAACCATTTTCCCCCATTACGGCGATCGCGCGATCGCATCTTTACAAGCATCAGGATTTGACGTTGCCACCTACCAACTCCCCGATGGCGAAGCTTACAAAACCCTCGATTCCATCTCCCAAATTTACGACGCTGCCCTAGACCATCGTTTGGAGCGATCGTCTACCATGGTAGCGTTAGGCGGTGGTGTCGTTGGCGATATGACCGGATTCGCTGCTGCTACCTGGCTGCGGGGCATTCACTTCGTACAAGTACCCACCAGCTTGCTAGCCATGGTGGATGCTTCGGTAGGCGGCAAAACCGGCGTGAACCATCCCCAAGGCAAAAACTTAATCGGGGCTTTTTACCAACCGCGTTTGGTTGCCATCGACCCAGATGTGTTGCAAACCTTACCAGAAAGGGAATTTCGCGCTGGCATGGCGGAAGTTATCAAATACGGCATTATCTGGGATGTAGAATTGTTCTTACAGCTAGAAAAAGCCCAGCGTTTGGATAGCTTCGTCCATTTAAGCCACGACCTGTTGGAAATTATTTTATCCCGTTCGGTACAAAGCAAAGCCGATGTGGTCGCCAAAGACGAAAAAGAAGCCGGTTTGCGCGCTATTTTAAACTACGGACATACCATTGCCCATGCCATCGAAACCCTCACCCACTATCAAGGAGTCAACCACGGAGAAGCTGTTGCCATTGGCATGGTTGCCGCCAGTCGCATTGCCGCCAAAATGGGAATGTGGGATCCGCAAAGCGATCGCCGCCAGTATGCCATCATTGAAAAAGCTGGATTGCCCACCCAACTGCCGGCGGGATTGAATATTGACGAAATTGTGGCTACCCTACAAAAAGATAAAAAAGTACAAGCGGGCAAAGTGCGTTTTATCTTACCCGAAAAAATTGGACAAGCCACCATCAGCGATCGCGTCATGCCCGAAACCGTCAAAGAAGTGTTGCAGGATATGCTACCAGCATAA